The following proteins are encoded in a genomic region of Bernardetia sp. MNP-M8:
- a CDS encoding transposase family protein has protein sequence MQDSINFLFSDIKDFRQPWKVLHKLCDILFIALCTLISNGKDFEDMESLGKECFEWLLQFIELPNGIPSHDTFNSKKIFRRSK, from the coding sequence ATGCAAGACTCTATTAATTTTTTGTTTTCTGATATTAAAGATTTCAGACAACCTTGGAAAGTTCTACATAAACTTTGTGATATACTTTTTATAGCTCTTTGCACCTTGATATCTAATGGTAAAGACTTCGAAGATATGGAATCTTTGGGAAAAGAATGCTTTGAATGGCTCTTACAATTTATAGAACTTCCTAACGGTATTCCTTCTCACGATACTTTCAACTCAAAAAAAATTTTTCGGAGAAGTAAATGA
- a CDS encoding ISAs1 family transposase, with amino-acid sequence MLSTQKKFFGEVNDAFIWTQVKEENTDTTRETTHGRIEIRKCKIMKAEELLVTHFIEKWTHLKTIIRIDYERIENNITFCNTRYYVSSKLASADYFNTAIRGHWGIENQLHWHLDMTFEEDKNRSRTAHSQVNLNILRKIALNKVKRSDEKLSLKKRRFKASLNKDYLEKLIFS; translated from the coding sequence ATACTTTCAACTCAAAAAAAATTTTTCGGAGAAGTAAATGATGCTTTCATTTGGACGCAAGTAAAAGAAGAAAATACAGATACTACAAGAGAAACAACGCATGGTAGAATAGAAATAAGGAAATGTAAAATAATGAAAGCAGAAGAACTTTTAGTGACTCACTTTATAGAAAAGTGGACACATTTGAAAACAATTATCAGAATAGATTATGAACGTATAGAAAATAACATAACATTTTGTAATACAAGGTATTATGTAAGCAGTAAATTAGCTTCTGCTGACTATTTTAATACAGCTATTAGAGGACATTGGGGTATTGAGAATCAACTTCATTGGCATTTAGATATGACTTTTGAGGAAGATAAAAATAGAAGCAGAACAGCTCATTCACAAGTGAATCTAAATATTTTAAGAAAAATAGCTTTAAATAAAGTAAAGCGTTCGGATGAAAAATTAAGTCTAAAAAAAAGAAGATTTAAAGCAAGCTTAAATAAAGACTACTTAGAAAAACTGATTTTCTCATAA
- a CDS encoding WG repeat-containing protein: MRFLLLIIFLFAFSIPSFSQNNNSETTRLPVRKDGKWGVIDQNSKTIVPIEYDFVEVAEFNYLLLKKDNGTESKWIAADQNGKPLLSFTENATEIKVIDSLLIAYKNQENKYTFLSKNGSKTTANFDRIHKMRNSYALGFDTKTKKYSLISPEATILISTIDTAYFLNSPTIKVQSNVILAKKGKEEYLPNLKNETLAQKSLYNITLLPNGYTSFGAGRPLGVADENGQVVIEPKYASIVALSMDYLALKSPTAEWSLYDLKAKKEITTAEYSFFEVVEIDNTGKNNEKEIRITACKNGACGVMDKDAKFILQPIYSQIYNLQNFLFVGKNELNKWSILDTNGKKILSQNFDLVYDFTEYSPFTKVTTPQGDGIIDKSGKLILNPIYTGIDIFTPKKNETIVFAYQNEKITVLEFDKSNNKKKETVFPSFQTLPSNYSKLDKPEVFTAQLANRLSTDYRWFQNPNTKKWHLLNKQREPAFKEGFDVISVEPIAGFTLGRNNVNGSLSAAALIDHKNGKLISQNKLFYAELEDFRTADVARAYADSTKENAILTKAGLLVTQIAGATIDSMTYFSEKRLPIKAGGKYGLMDEKGQVILPPTYSIIMPFENGVAKVQLGQSFGIIDNTGKVILPLEYEYIGSFENNMALVVKGKKVGVTTNKGKIIIEPQYERLSIENGVIRARKDGKWGIIDTQNKPILPFEYQYISTFSENVAIIRKNNLWGFLSNQNNVPKVILEPSIKADFINEIRNGMAKVSSERYIEEDGYGTKNAFYKKNGIIKTNGDWVLELNYSFIEDDIFEAGQELVLIEENNKVGYADKTGKIIVEPLYDAIESNFSEIYFAKKGISEVKKNNLIGYINHEGKQILPLEFSKVADFYGIYDVKDAVTVAQKQNKKYGTIDRHNNTIIPFEYDFIGMDERNDTLSFVKQNNNWGVINPFGKTVIPIRYSSVKYLQKPNTKQALIEVFLDSAVVSYLDEKGDFLEENPNQNLIIVEQGGKFGIKTDINSETFLVNPSYDFIEEFGKVGKNSWAKVGIKDPKNPKQLLYGIIDNQGNVVLKPDYLEIGILSEGKIAVQQNNKSRDKQLFGYLDENGKKVIDFAYYKAFPFLDNMAKVDLSRAGTKWSYINEKGEVVIKSAYTSGSNFGEGMAIGENFLIDKTGKRIKRLSYQNVNPIGNFENGVIGLETERGFIHIKKDGTALYPSYFDSLTQFRNGIAFVKTGEKYQLLRRSTESPDTVRLNFSATAMRNYQLKHKKNRKIKTKYGETIVDLGFEKVDDGYWLMINESGNFVSPTRYEAVSVLPTSTLLITSGVYGYANLDGKWILKPSFEARQYVQGYVIRLERAGKITYLSLDGNIIWEE, from the coding sequence ATGCGTTTTCTACTACTGATTATTTTTTTATTTGCTTTTTCTATTCCCTCCTTTTCTCAAAATAATAATTCAGAAACTACTCGTTTGCCTGTTCGGAAAGATGGAAAGTGGGGAGTAATTGACCAAAATTCAAAAACGATTGTTCCCATTGAGTACGATTTTGTAGAAGTAGCAGAGTTTAATTATTTACTTCTTAAAAAAGATAATGGAACAGAAAGTAAATGGATTGCAGCCGACCAAAATGGAAAACCTCTGTTATCTTTTACAGAAAATGCTACTGAAATAAAAGTAATCGATTCTCTACTGATTGCCTATAAAAATCAAGAAAATAAATATACTTTTTTGAGTAAAAATGGCAGCAAAACAACAGCTAATTTTGATAGAATCCATAAAATGAGAAATTCTTATGCTTTAGGATTTGATACTAAAACTAAAAAGTACAGTTTGATTAGTCCAGAAGCTACCATTCTAATTTCAACTATTGATACAGCTTATTTTTTAAATAGTCCAACTATCAAAGTTCAGAGTAATGTCATTCTTGCCAAAAAAGGAAAAGAGGAGTATTTGCCCAATCTAAAAAATGAAACTCTAGCTCAAAAATCACTTTACAACATTACACTACTGCCAAATGGTTATACCAGTTTTGGTGCTGGTCGTCCGTTGGGAGTTGCAGATGAAAATGGACAGGTAGTTATTGAGCCAAAATATGCTTCTATTGTTGCGCTTTCAATGGATTATTTGGCATTGAAATCTCCGACAGCAGAATGGTCTTTGTACGATTTGAAGGCAAAAAAAGAAATTACGACAGCCGAATATTCATTTTTTGAAGTGGTAGAAATTGACAATACAGGTAAAAATAATGAAAAAGAAATACGAATTACAGCCTGTAAAAATGGAGCTTGTGGCGTAATGGATAAAGACGCAAAGTTTATTTTACAGCCCATCTATTCTCAAATTTATAACCTTCAAAATTTTCTTTTTGTAGGAAAGAACGAACTTAATAAATGGTCAATTTTAGATACAAATGGAAAGAAAATTCTTAGTCAAAATTTTGACCTTGTTTATGATTTTACAGAATATTCTCCTTTCACAAAAGTAACTACACCACAAGGCGACGGAATTATTGATAAAAGTGGAAAGCTAATCTTGAATCCAATTTATACAGGAATTGATATTTTTACTCCTAAGAAAAATGAAACGATTGTTTTTGCTTATCAAAATGAAAAAATTACTGTCTTAGAATTTGATAAATCAAACAATAAAAAGAAAGAAACCGTTTTTCCTTCTTTCCAAACTTTGCCTTCCAATTATTCAAAATTAGATAAACCAGAAGTTTTTACGGCACAACTAGCCAATCGCCTTTCGACAGATTACCGTTGGTTTCAGAATCCAAATACCAAAAAATGGCATTTATTAAATAAACAACGTGAACCAGCTTTTAAAGAAGGTTTTGATGTAATTTCAGTAGAGCCAATTGCAGGTTTTACACTAGGTAGAAATAATGTAAATGGAAGTCTTTCGGCTGCTGCGCTGATTGACCACAAAAATGGCAAACTCATTAGCCAAAACAAACTTTTTTATGCTGAGTTAGAAGATTTCAGAACAGCAGATGTAGCACGAGCTTATGCAGATAGCACAAAAGAAAATGCCATTCTGACAAAAGCAGGACTATTAGTTACTCAAATTGCAGGAGCTACAATCGATTCAATGACCTATTTTTCTGAAAAACGATTGCCAATAAAAGCAGGTGGAAAATATGGACTGATGGACGAAAAAGGACAGGTAATTTTGCCTCCAACCTATTCAATTATTATGCCTTTCGAAAATGGAGTGGCAAAGGTTCAGTTAGGGCAAAGTTTTGGAATAATTGATAACACAGGAAAAGTCATTTTGCCACTAGAATATGAATACATTGGTAGTTTTGAAAACAATATGGCTTTAGTTGTAAAAGGTAAAAAAGTAGGTGTAACCACTAATAAAGGCAAAATAATCATAGAACCTCAGTATGAAAGATTAAGTATAGAAAATGGAGTTATCAGAGCTAGAAAAGACGGAAAATGGGGAATTATAGACACGCAAAACAAACCTATTTTGCCTTTTGAATATCAATATATCAGTACGTTTTCTGAAAATGTAGCCATTATTAGAAAAAATAATTTGTGGGGATTTTTATCGAATCAAAATAATGTTCCCAAAGTTATTTTAGAACCTTCTATCAAAGCTGATTTTATTAATGAAATTAGAAATGGAATGGCAAAAGTAAGTTCGGAACGCTATATTGAAGAAGATGGATACGGAACAAAAAATGCTTTTTATAAAAAAAATGGAATCATCAAAACTAATGGAGATTGGGTTTTAGAACTCAACTATAGTTTTATTGAAGATGATATTTTTGAGGCAGGGCAAGAACTTGTTTTAATAGAAGAGAATAATAAAGTAGGTTATGCTGATAAAACAGGAAAAATAATTGTTGAGCCTTTATATGATGCGATTGAAAGCAATTTTTCGGAAATTTATTTTGCTAAAAAAGGAATTTCAGAAGTGAAAAAGAATAATCTAATTGGTTATATCAATCACGAAGGAAAACAAATCTTGCCTTTAGAATTTTCAAAAGTAGCTGATTTTTATGGAATTTATGATGTCAAAGATGCCGTAACAGTTGCCCAAAAACAAAACAAAAAGTATGGAACAATAGACAGACACAATAATACAATCATTCCCTTCGAATACGATTTTATAGGAATGGACGAGAGAAATGATACACTTTCTTTTGTCAAACAAAACAACAACTGGGGCGTAATCAATCCTTTTGGCAAAACAGTTATTCCGATTCGTTATTCGTCAGTAAAATATTTACAGAAGCCAAATACGAAACAGGCTTTGATTGAAGTATTTTTGGATTCTGCTGTTGTTTCTTATTTAGATGAAAAAGGAGATTTTCTTGAAGAAAATCCAAACCAAAATTTAATTATTGTAGAACAAGGAGGGAAATTTGGAATCAAAACAGATATAAATTCAGAAACGTTTTTAGTAAATCCTTCTTATGATTTTATAGAAGAGTTTGGAAAAGTAGGCAAAAATTCTTGGGCAAAAGTAGGAATTAAAGACCCAAAAAATCCGAAGCAACTACTTTATGGAATCATTGATAATCAAGGAAACGTTGTTTTAAAACCTGACTATTTAGAAATTGGAATTTTGTCAGAAGGAAAAATAGCTGTTCAGCAAAACAACAAATCAAGAGATAAACAGCTTTTTGGTTATTTGGATGAAAACGGTAAAAAAGTAATCGATTTTGCTTATTACAAAGCCTTTCCATTTTTAGATAATATGGCAAAAGTAGATTTGTCAAGAGCTGGTACAAAATGGTCGTATATCAATGAAAAAGGCGAAGTTGTCATTAAATCAGCTTACACTTCTGGAAGTAATTTTGGTGAAGGAATGGCAATTGGAGAGAATTTTTTGATAGACAAAACAGGAAAAAGAATTAAGAGACTGTCTTATCAAAATGTAAATCCAATAGGCAATTTTGAAAATGGAGTGATTGGACTAGAAACTGAAAGAGGCTTTATTCATATTAAAAAAGATGGAACAGCCCTTTATCCCTCATATTTTGATAGCTTAACACAATTTAGAAACGGAATTGCTTTTGTCAAAACAGGTGAAAAATACCAACTGTTAAGACGCTCTACTGA